A DNA window from Falco peregrinus isolate bFalPer1 chromosome 8, bFalPer1.pri, whole genome shotgun sequence contains the following coding sequences:
- the RBM27 gene encoding RNA-binding protein 27 isoform X1, with amino-acid sequence MIIENVDALKSWLAKLLEPICDADPSALANYVVALVKKDKPEKELKAFCADQLDVFLQKETSGFVDKLFESLYTKSYLPSLEPSKVEAKPAGQEKEEVKEELSVKQNFQESVEEERDGRKKKYSSPQKSRGDSSEQRTREKKRDDGKWRDYDRYYDRSDLYREKSSWRRGRSKSRSKSRGLSRSRSRSRGRSKDRDTIRSAEHRERSKFKSERNDVEGSYNPVSVSPSKSTEQYSSAQSIPSAVTVIAPAHHLENTTESWSNYYNNHSNPSSFGRNPPPKRRCRDYDERGFCVLGDLCQFDHGNDPLVVDEVSLPSMIPFPPPPPGLPPPPGMLLPPLPGPARNMRLPVPQAHPQAPPPVVLPVPRPPLTQSSLINNRDQPGTSAVPSLAPVGARLPPPLPQNLLYTVSEHTYEPDGYNPEAPSITSAGRSQYRQFFTRAQTQRPNLIGLTSGEMDTNPRAANIIIQTEPPIPITNNSSNVTRVVLEPDSRKRSPSSMECPPLKKPWLAKQANNNQNKPGFLKKNQYTNTKLEVRKIPPELNNITQLNEHFSKFGTIVNIQVAFQNDPEAALIQYLTNDEARKAISSTEAVLNNRFIRVLWHRESEQQPSLLQQQQQQTPTQSLHHQLHLQQQALTATPAVTVHSNLSKLMNKPLASGAYVLNKVPVKRRLGAAGGNQPDLSQSGAVVEDSQTFPTSTSHSKMVYSSSNLKTPMKPGAGSKPHDVQEALKKKQEAMKLQQDMRKKKQEMLEKQIECQKMLISKLEKNKSMKPEERAEIMKTLKELAGKISQLKDELKTSSTATTPSKLKSKTEAQKELLDAELDFHKRLSSGEDTTELRKKLNQLQVEAARLGILPVGRGKTVPAQGRGRGRGRGARGRGMLNHMVVDHRPKALTVGGFVEEEKDELLQHFSKFGDIEDLQEEDSPLSVVLTFKSRSEAENAANQGSRFKDRRLQISWYKPKVPSVSTEIEEEESKEEETETSDLFLHEDDDDDDEDEDESRSWRR; translated from the exons ATGATCATAGAGAACGTGGACGCTCTCAAGTCTTGGCTGGCCAAATTGCTGGAGCCGAT ATGTGATGCAGACCCCTCAGCCTTAGCCAACTATGTTGTGGCATTAGTCAAGAAAGACAAACCTGAGAAAGAGCTGAAAGCTTTCTGTGCTGATCAGCTGGATGTCTTTCTGCAAAAAG AAACTTCAGGGTTTGTAGATAAACTTTTTGAAAGTCTGTATACAAAGAGTTATCTTCCTTCTCTTGAACCTTCAAAAGTAGAAGCGAAGCCTGCAggtcaggaaaaagaagaagtCAAGGAGGAG TTGTCTGTTAAACAGAATTTTCAAGAGTCAGTTGAGGAAGAGCGCGATGGCAGGAAAAAGAAGTATTCCAGTCCACAGAAAAGCCGTGGAGATTCCAGTGAACAAAG AACCAGAGAGAAGAAGAGAGATGATGGAAAATGGAGGGACTATGACAGATACTATGACAGGAGTGACTTGTACAGAGAGAAGTCTAGCTGGCGACGTGGCAGGAGTAAAAGTCGTAGTAAAAGCAGAGGGTTAAGTCGAAGTCGTAGCCGCAGTAGGGGTAGAAGCAAAGACCGTGATACAATCAGAAGTGCTG agcaCCGGGAGAGATCAAAATTCAAGAGTGAAAGAAACGATGTTGAAGGTTCATATAATCCAGTTTCTGTGTCTCCCAGTAAATCTACTGAACAGTATTCATCTGCACAATCTATTCCCAGTGCTGTTACTGTAATTGCACCTGCGCACCATCTTGAAAACACAACAGAGAGCTGGTCAAATTACTATAACAATCATAGCAATCCCAGTTCGTTTGGCAGAAACCCTCCTCCTAAAAGAAGATGTCGAGATTATGATG AGCGAGGATTTTGTGTGCTTGGTGACCTTTGCCAGTTTGATCATGGAAATGATCCTTTAGTAGTAGATGAAGTTTCCTTGCCAAGTATGATTCCTTTTCCTCCACCACCTCCGGgacttcctcctcctcctggtaTGCTTCTGCCCCCTTTGCCAGGTCCAGCTCGTAACATGAGGTTACCAGTTCCACAAGCTCATCCACAGGCACCACCTCCTGTTGTGCTTCCTGTACCAA GACCACCTTTAACACAGTCAAGTTTGATAAATAATCGTGACCAGCCTGGGACGAGTGCAGTGCCCAGTCTTGCACCCGTAGGAGCAAGACTACCTCCTCCTTTACCCCAGAACCTACTGTATACAGTATCAGAAC ATACATATGAGCCAGATGGCTATAACCCTGAAGCTCCTAGTATTACCAGTGCTGGTAGATCTCAGTATCGACAGTTCTTTACAAGAGCACAAACGCAGCGTCCAAATCTAATTGGCCTAACATCTGGGGAGATGGATACAAATCCAAGAG ctgccaATATTATCATCCAGACTGAACCTCCCATTCCCATTACAAATAATAGCAGCAATGTAACTAGAGTTGTCCTTGAACCAGACAGCAGGAAAAGATCTCCAAGTAGCATGGAATGTCCACCATTAAAGAAACCGTGGCTGGCAAA GCAAGCAAATAACAACCAGAATAAGCCAggatttttgaaaaagaatcaGTATACTAATACAAAGTTAGAAGTTCGAAAAATTCCACCAGAATTGAACAATATTACACAGCTCAATGAACACTTCAGCAAATTTGGAACTATTGTAAAcattcag GTTGCTTTCCAGAATGATCCCGAAGCTGCTCTCATTCAGTACTTAACTAACGATGAAGCTAGGAAGGCAATTTCCAGCACAGAGGCAGTTTTGAACAATCGGTTTATAAGGGTACTGTGGCACAGAGAAAGTGAACAGCAGccttcactgctgcagcagcaacagcagcagacaCCCACACAGTCTCTTCATCACCAACTTCACCTTCAGCAGCAAGCCCTGACTGCAACTCCAGCTGTAACCGTGCATAGCAATCTGTCAAAG CTGATGAATAAACCACTGGCATCTGGTGCCTATGTGCTTAATAAAGTCCCAGTGAAACGTCGCCTCGGAGCAGCAGGTGGAAACCAGCCTGACTTAAGCCAGTCTGGGGCTGTAGTAGAGGATTCTCAG acGTTTCCTACTTCTACAAGCCACTCAAAAATGGTTTACAGTTCTTCAAACTTAAAGACACCTATGAAGCCTGGTGCAGGGTCTAAACCCCATGATGTGCAAGaagcccttaaaaaaaaacag GAGGCAATGAAACTCCAACAAGAcatgaggaaaaagaagcaggagatgttagaaaaacaaatagaaTGCCAGAAA ATGTTGATATCcaagctggagaaaaacaagagcATGAAACCAGAAGAGAGAGCAGAAATAATGAAGACCTTAAAGGAGCTAGCAGGAAAAATATCTCAGTTAAAGGATGAACTAAAAACATCATCTACAGCCACTACACCGTCAAAATTAAAGTCCAAGACAGAG GCACAAAAGGAACTTTTAGATGCAGAGCTGGACTTTCATAAGAGGCTTTCATCTGGCGAAGACACAACTGAATTGCGAAAAAAGCTAAATCAGTTACAAGTAGAG GCTGCCCGTTTAGGCATTTTGCCTGTTGGTCGAGGAAAGACAGTGCCAGCCCAAGGAAGAGGACGAGGACGGGGTCGTGGTGCGAGAGGAAGAGGCATGTTGAATCATATGGTGGTGGATCATCGTCCCAAAGCACTAACAGTTGGAGGCTTcgttgaagaagaaaaagatgaattGTTACAGCACTTCTCT AAATTTGGAGATATTGAAGACCTTCAAGAAGAGGATTCCCCATTAAGTGTTGTTCTAACTTTTAAGTCTCGATCAGAAGCTGAGAAT GCTGCTAACCAAGGATCCCGGTTCAAAGACCGAAGGCTACAGATATCATGGTACAAACCTAAGGTACCTTCTGTGTCCACAGAAATTGAGGAAGAGGAGTCTAAGGAAGAG GAGACTGAAAcctcagatttatttttgcacgaagatgatgatgatgacgacGAAGATGAGGATGAATCCCGTTCTTGGAGAAGATGA